One window from the genome of Candidatus Methylomirabilota bacterium encodes:
- the ggt gene encoding gamma-glutamyltransferase, which produces MPQIGYSYRPVALGHDGMVASAHPLATLAGVEVLKAGGTAADAAVATNAVLAVTQPNNCGVGGDIFCLYYEAATRRVHFLNGAGRSGSRAGLPELRRRGMDRLPTLGPATVSVPGCVRGWVMLLERFGTRPLGELLGPAIHYAERGFPLTSIVSQAIAELAPQNPDPEWRRIFCPGDRAPDLGALFVQPDLARTLRDLGAEGPDLFYRGRVAEAIARRLERDGFLTAADLAAHTGEWGEPIATTYRGQTIYQTPPPTQGLAALLAFNLLEGFPLARHRVHSVEHLHLLIEVIKLAYADRDRWIGDPEHARVPVGSLLDKEYAALRRREFDPKKAGSYAPGEPEGDTTGFLVADGRGNVISVIQSLFNAFGSGVVAPGTGVVLQNRGRHFSVEPAHPSVFAPRKRPFHTLIASIVTCDERPRLGFATMGGNGQAMFHVQVLTNVLDYGMDIQEAIERPRFLIGAFLPGEPADTINLESRVPPRVFAGLARKGHHVKPAPALFYKVGHAHGILVRDGTLMGGADPRGDGVALGF; this is translated from the coding sequence GTGCCCCAGATCGGATATTCGTACCGCCCGGTGGCGCTCGGCCACGACGGCATGGTGGCCTCGGCCCACCCGCTGGCGACGCTCGCCGGCGTCGAGGTGCTCAAGGCCGGCGGCACCGCGGCCGACGCCGCCGTCGCCACGAACGCCGTGCTGGCGGTGACGCAGCCGAACAACTGTGGTGTGGGCGGCGACATCTTCTGCCTCTACTACGAGGCGGCGACGCGGCGCGTGCACTTCCTCAACGGCGCCGGCCGGTCGGGCTCGCGGGCGGGGCTCCCGGAGCTGCGCCGGCGGGGGATGGATCGGCTGCCCACGCTCGGCCCGGCCACGGTGAGCGTGCCGGGCTGCGTACGCGGCTGGGTCATGCTGCTCGAGCGCTTCGGCACGCGCCCGCTCGGCGAGCTGCTGGGGCCGGCCATCCATTACGCCGAGCGCGGCTTCCCCCTCACCTCCATCGTGAGTCAGGCGATCGCCGAGCTGGCCCCCCAGAATCCGGACCCGGAGTGGCGGCGGATCTTCTGCCCCGGCGACCGGGCGCCGGACCTCGGTGCGCTGTTCGTCCAGCCCGATCTGGCGCGCACGCTCCGCGACCTCGGGGCCGAGGGTCCCGACCTCTTCTATCGGGGACGAGTCGCCGAGGCGATCGCCCGGCGGCTCGAGCGGGACGGCTTTCTGACGGCCGCTGACCTGGCGGCTCACACCGGCGAGTGGGGCGAGCCGATCGCGACGACGTATCGCGGCCAGACGATCTACCAGACGCCGCCGCCGACCCAGGGCCTGGCCGCCCTGCTGGCCTTCAACCTGCTGGAGGGCTTCCCGCTCGCGCGCCACCGCGTCCACTCGGTCGAGCACCTGCACCTGCTCATCGAGGTCATCAAGCTCGCCTACGCCGACCGTGACCGCTGGATCGGTGACCCCGAGCACGCGCGGGTGCCGGTTGGATCGCTCCTCGACAAGGAGTACGCGGCGCTGCGCCGCCGGGAGTTCGATCCGAAGAAGGCCGGATCATACGCGCCGGGCGAGCCCGAGGGCGATACCACCGGCTTCCTCGTGGCCGACGGGCGCGGCAACGTGATCAGCGTCATCCAGAGCCTCTTCAACGCCTTCGGTTCGGGCGTGGTGGCGCCGGGCACGGGCGTCGTTCTCCAAAATCGTGGCCGGCACTTCAGTGTGGAGCCCGCGCATCCGAGCGTCTTCGCTCCCCGCAAGCGACCCTTCCACACGCTGATCGCCTCCATCGTCACCTGCGACGAGCGCCCCCGGCTGGGCTTCGCCACCATGGGTGGCAACGGGCAGGCCATGTTCCACGTCCAGGTGCTGACCAACGTCCTCGACTACGGCATGGACATCCAGGAGGCGATCGAGCGGCCACGGTTCCTGATCGGCGCGTTCCTGCCGGGCGAGCCCGCCGACACCATCAACCTCGAGAGCCGGGTGCCGCCGCGCGTATTCGCCGGGCTCGCTCGCAAGGGCCACCACGTCAAGCCGGCGCCGGCGCTCTTCTACAAAGTGGGCCACGCCCACGGCATCCTCGTGCGCGACGGGACCTTGATGGGCGGGGCCGACCCGCGCGGCGACGGCGTCGCGCTCGGCTTCTAG
- a CDS encoding AIR synthase family protein: protein MSGRGTSGILRVTAMNCLPVGKLRAQALQAIFDKHPVKDPRVVVGPRVGEDAAVIDVGDRYLVATTDPITFAADDVAWYALQVNANDVAVRGARPRWFLATLLLPEGRTTEESATALLDQLAEACQELDVALVGGHTEITHGLDRPIVAGTMLGEVAKDKLVTTGGAQVGDAVVMTKGVPLEGAAIIAREREAELLARGVRVSTIKKAKAFLKSPGLSVLPEAEIACELATVHAMHDPTEGGIATALWELAQAAGVGLRIDRERIVVLPEGAELCRACGLDPLGTIASGALLMTLGPADASIVIHALAREGIDSHYIGQVVPRDRGVVLVDGTGERPLPVFPQDEISKLFSGG, encoded by the coding sequence ATGAGCGGCCGGGGCACGTCGGGTATACTACGGGTCACCGCGATGAATTGCCTACCGGTTGGCAAGCTCCGCGCCCAGGCGCTCCAGGCGATCTTCGACAAGCACCCGGTGAAGGACCCCCGGGTCGTCGTGGGCCCGCGCGTGGGCGAGGACGCCGCCGTGATCGACGTGGGCGACCGCTACCTGGTGGCCACCACCGACCCCATCACCTTCGCCGCCGATGACGTCGCCTGGTACGCGCTGCAAGTCAACGCCAACGACGTCGCGGTCCGCGGCGCCCGGCCCCGGTGGTTCCTGGCGACGCTCCTGCTGCCCGAAGGCCGCACGACCGAGGAGTCGGCGACGGCGCTGCTCGACCAGCTCGCCGAGGCCTGCCAGGAGCTCGACGTCGCCCTGGTCGGGGGCCACACCGAGATCACCCACGGCCTGGACCGCCCGATCGTCGCCGGCACCATGCTCGGCGAGGTGGCCAAGGACAAGCTCGTGACCACGGGCGGGGCGCAGGTGGGTGACGCCGTCGTCATGACCAAGGGCGTGCCGCTGGAGGGCGCCGCCATCATCGCGCGCGAGCGCGAGGCCGAGCTGCTCGCGCGCGGGGTCCGCGTGTCCACCATCAAGAAGGCCAAGGCGTTTCTGAAATCGCCGGGGCTCAGCGTCCTGCCCGAGGCCGAGATCGCCTGCGAGCTGGCCACGGTCCACGCCATGCACGACCCGACGGAGGGGGGCATCGCCACCGCGCTCTGGGAGCTGGCCCAGGCGGCGGGGGTGGGCCTCCGCATCGATCGCGAGCGCATCGTCGTGCTGCCCGAGGGTGCGGAGCTGTGCCGCGCCTGCGGACTCGATCCGCTGGGCACGATCGCTTCCGGCGCCCTGCTGATGACGCTGGGGCCCGCGGATGCGTCCATCGTCATCCACGCCCTCGCCCGCGAGGGGATCGACAGCCACTACATCGGCCAGGTCGTCCCGCGGGACCGCGGCGTCGTGCTGGTGGACGGAACCGGGGAACGGCCGCTGCCGGTTTTTCCCCAGGACGAGATCTCCAAGCTCTTCTCGGGAGGCTAG
- the ftcD gene encoding glutamate formimidoyltransferase: MPRPLIECVPNVSEGRDRALIERLAATLGGQPGVTLMNVHADPDHHRSVFSFLGPPAAVEAAALALADRVLEAIDLRTHHGIHPRIGALDVLPFVPLAELSMAETVEVARRVGRTLAARHHLPVYYYGRAATGPGRRRLPDARRGGYEGLAERLRGADPPDDGPGRFDPRAGAVLVGARDILVAFNVWLDGGDLEAARAIARAVRESSGGLAGVQAMGLLLVSRGIAQVSMNLLDYRTTPIPAAFDRVKEEAGRRGIGVRGSELVGVAPRAAFRGRSPASVGLPDFTSDLLLDSYLTRALGGE, encoded by the coding sequence GTGCCCCGGCCGCTCATCGAGTGCGTCCCCAACGTCAGCGAGGGACGCGACCGCGCCCTGATCGAGCGCCTCGCCGCGACGCTGGGCGGGCAGCCCGGCGTGACGCTGATGAACGTCCACGCCGACCCCGATCATCACCGCTCGGTCTTCTCGTTCCTGGGCCCGCCGGCGGCCGTGGAAGCCGCCGCGCTCGCGCTCGCCGACCGCGTGCTGGAGGCGATCGACCTCCGCACGCACCACGGCATCCATCCCCGTATCGGCGCGCTCGACGTGCTGCCCTTCGTCCCGCTGGCTGAGCTGTCGATGGCCGAGACCGTCGAGGTCGCGCGCCGGGTCGGCCGGACGCTCGCCGCCCGTCACCATCTGCCCGTCTACTACTACGGGCGGGCCGCCACCGGACCGGGACGGCGGCGGCTGCCCGACGCCCGGCGCGGAGGCTACGAGGGGCTGGCCGAACGTTTGCGCGGCGCCGATCCACCCGACGACGGGCCCGGGCGCTTCGATCCGCGGGCGGGCGCGGTGCTGGTCGGCGCGCGCGACATCCTCGTCGCGTTCAACGTGTGGCTCGACGGGGGCGATCTCGAGGCCGCCCGCGCCATCGCCCGCGCCGTCCGCGAATCGAGTGGCGGGCTGGCGGGGGTCCAGGCGATGGGGCTCTTGCTGGTCAGCCGCGGGATCGCCCAGGTCTCGATGAACCTCCTCGACTACCGTACGACGCCGATCCCGGCCGCGTTCGACCGGGTGAAGGAAGAGGCCGGGCGGCGAGGAATCGGCGTCCGCGGCAGCGAGCTCGTCGGCGTGGCGCCGCGGGCGGCCTTCCGAGGGCGCTCGCCCGCGAGCGTGGGCCTGCCCGACTTCACCTCCGATCTGCTCCTGGATTCGTACCTGACGAGGGCGCTCGGCGGCGAGTAG
- the fxlM gene encoding methyltransferase, FxLD system: MAEISALRQALVDKVKADGHIRSPRIERAFREVPRDLFLPGVAVEEVYRDRYIITKTVAGEAVSSSSQPQIMAVMLEQLGLEPGHRVLEIGAGTGYNAALIAHIVGETGDVTTVDIDQDIVDEARTHLAAAGFDRVRVICRDGGFGYSEAAPYDRIILTVGAGDVAPAWREQLKRGGRLVLPLMVGGAQKSVAFEPGDRHLVSVSVKECLFIPLRGAFAPAVTRLPLGPASGLSLWVRDPGQVNTEAAYALLTGPPRDTPAAVRLTPPEVYGGLIPWMALHEPGVFCWFEAEGPSADGSAVPYLFALAGKYCSSAGLFEEHGACFLMRPPCDASPAEQAANPPAFDLFVRGFGDDEALVRRLLDEVQAWNAAGRPGTEGLRIRAYPTDVDYHAAAGEIVVPNRWTCLVLDWSGDAPPA; the protein is encoded by the coding sequence ATGGCGGAGATATCGGCGCTGCGTCAGGCCCTCGTCGACAAGGTCAAAGCGGACGGCCACATCCGCTCGCCCCGGATCGAGCGGGCGTTTCGTGAGGTGCCGCGTGATCTGTTCCTGCCGGGCGTGGCGGTAGAAGAGGTCTACCGCGACCGGTACATCATCACGAAGACGGTGGCGGGTGAGGCGGTCAGCTCCTCGTCACAGCCGCAAATCATGGCGGTGATGCTCGAGCAGCTCGGCCTGGAGCCCGGCCATCGCGTCCTGGAGATCGGCGCCGGTACCGGCTACAACGCTGCTCTCATCGCTCATATCGTGGGAGAGACCGGAGACGTCACCACCGTCGACATCGACCAGGACATCGTCGACGAGGCCCGCACGCACCTGGCGGCGGCCGGATTCGACCGCGTGCGAGTGATCTGTAGGGATGGAGGCTTCGGCTACTCGGAGGCCGCGCCCTACGACCGCATCATTCTGACGGTAGGTGCCGGGGACGTGGCCCCCGCTTGGCGCGAGCAATTGAAGCGGGGCGGACGCCTGGTCCTGCCTTTGATGGTGGGAGGGGCTCAGAAATCGGTGGCGTTCGAACCCGGAGACCGCCACTTGGTCAGTGTTTCGGTAAAGGAATGTCTGTTCATTCCGCTCCGCGGCGCCTTCGCTCCTGCGGTGACGCGCCTACCGCTCGGGCCTGCGTCCGGCCTGAGTCTCTGGGTGAGGGACCCCGGACAGGTCAACACCGAGGCGGCCTACGCGCTGCTGACCGGACCGCCCCGGGACACGCCGGCGGCGGTGCGATTGACGCCCCCTGAGGTCTACGGCGGGTTGATCCCCTGGATGGCGCTCCACGAACCAGGTGTCTTCTGTTGGTTCGAGGCCGAGGGACCGAGCGCGGACGGGAGCGCCGTGCCCTATCTCTTCGCGCTGGCTGGGAAGTACTGCAGCTCGGCAGGACTGTTCGAGGAGCATGGGGCCTGCTTTCTGATGCGCCCGCCATGCGACGCGTCTCCGGCCGAACAGGCGGCGAATCCACCTGCGTTCGACCTCTTCGTGCGCGGGTTCGGTGATGACGAGGCGCTGGTGCGTCGGCTGCTCGATGAAGTCCAGGCCTGGAACGCCGCCGGCCGTCCGGGTACCGAAGGGTTGCGGATCCGGGCCTATCCGACCGACGTCGACTACCACGCCGCCGCCGGCGAGATCGTCGTCCCTAACCGCTGGACCTGCCTCGTCCTGGACTGGTCCGGCGACGCCCCGCCGGCCTGA
- a CDS encoding DUF2889 domain-containing protein — protein sequence MTAPGLDPRVLRARDRYQRVMEGWTDNTHDDALTHTVRLRDDDRAIELAAIAAPSPAYEIRAARCRVLGGPVAPEVERGVETLAGARMVAGFARRVAEATGSGDGAALVVDAAIEIARLARQVTKVPRERAERAAGGSAWECWQLDTTGWIDLPDSCFTYSSAGRALVATRTVATPMGPDLYSPRPGQRRVFVRHKLARLERGRGRLGLFHSMHDNVHGFEITCEVDLATGVIVRAEHVTPKLPYMGICSEPQSKIRSLIGETVDEGLRKRIGILLGGPPGCAQLYDLTADLLKLLAA from the coding sequence GTGACCGCGCCCGGGCTCGACCCGCGGGTGCTCCGGGCGCGCGACCGCTACCAGCGCGTCATGGAGGGGTGGACCGACAACACCCACGACGACGCCCTGACCCACACCGTGCGGCTGCGCGACGACGATCGCGCCATCGAGCTGGCGGCGATCGCCGCGCCCTCGCCGGCGTATGAGATCCGCGCGGCGCGCTGCCGTGTGCTCGGCGGCCCGGTCGCGCCCGAGGTCGAGCGCGGCGTCGAGACGCTGGCCGGCGCCCGGATGGTCGCGGGGTTCGCGCGACGCGTGGCGGAGGCGACGGGGTCGGGCGACGGCGCCGCGCTGGTCGTGGACGCCGCCATCGAGATCGCGCGGCTGGCGCGCCAGGTGACGAAGGTGCCGCGGGAGCGCGCCGAGCGGGCGGCCGGCGGCAGCGCCTGGGAATGCTGGCAGCTCGACACGACCGGGTGGATCGACCTGCCCGACTCGTGCTTCACGTACAGCAGCGCGGGCCGGGCGCTGGTCGCCACGCGGACGGTGGCAACGCCGATGGGGCCCGATCTCTACAGCCCCCGTCCCGGCCAGCGCCGCGTCTTCGTGCGCCACAAGCTGGCGCGGCTCGAGCGGGGCCGGGGACGGCTCGGCCTCTTCCACTCCATGCACGACAACGTCCACGGCTTCGAGATCACCTGTGAGGTCGATCTGGCCACCGGCGTGATCGTCCGGGCCGAGCATGTCACGCCGAAGCTCCCCTACATGGGGATCTGCTCCGAGCCTCAGAGCAAGATCCGCTCCCTGATCGGCGAGACCGTGGACGAGGGCTTGCGCAAGCGGATCGGCATCCTCCTCGGCGGCCCCCCGGGCTGCGCGCAGCTCTACGACCTGACGGCCGACCTCCTGAAGCTACTCGCGGCCTAG
- a CDS encoding YHS domain-containing protein, whose product MAVDPVCKMTVEPPKAAAQSTYQGQTYYFCAVGCKQKFDREPEKYLGKK is encoded by the coding sequence ATGGCCGTCGATCCCGTCTGCAAGATGACCGTCGAGCCCCCCAAGGCGGCGGCGCAGTCCACGTACCAGGGGCAGACCTATTACTTCTGCGCCGTGGGCTGCAAGCAGAAGTTCGATCGCGAGCCCGAGAAGTATCTCGGCAAGAAGTGA
- a CDS encoding heavy metal translocating P-type ATPase, translating into MERMTFPVRGMHCAACVGKVEGALASVPGVSEAAVNLATERATVAFDPAQADVAALQRAVEAAGYELVEPTAATMGGVDDERRAREGEQRALRTKFIVGAVLSLPVLIGGMADVFPWAPAWLRNPWLLLALSTPVQFWVGAQFHRGFLHDLRYRSASMSTLVSIGTNAAYFFSVAVTLWPHTFMDVGGMTYYETGAVVITLIVLGRWLEARARGRTSEAIRRLMGLAPRTARVIRDGQDVDVPIEQVLVGDLIRIRPGERIPVDGVIVEGASTVDESMLTGESLPVEKRPPAKVAAGTVNRTGSFVFRATAVGRETTLARIIHLVQEAQGSRAPIQRLADRVAAVFVPVVLVVAALTFSAWFFFGPEPRLLMALTTAVAVLVIACPCAMGLATPTAIMVGTGKGAEHGVLIKSAAALELLHRVDTMVFDKTGTLTGGRPEVTDVVPVPGGSEDEALALAAAAEQGSEHPLGEAIVRRAKERGVALPPIIEFDTVPGQGVDALAPDGRVLLGNRGLMDARGIDVTPLAARAAALQAGGKTVMYLAFAGRLEALIAAADVLKPEAAATVARLKALGVGVVMLTGDNRGTAEAIARQAGINRVLAEVLPEDKAGEVKRLRQEGHLVAMVGDGINDAPALAQADVGIAMGSGTDVAIEAADVTLMRGNLAGVVAAVQLSRRTIRIIRENLVWAFGYNVILIPVAAGVLYPLGGVLLSPILAGAAMAFSSVSVVTNSLRLKRWRPAS; encoded by the coding sequence ATGGAGCGCATGACGTTCCCGGTGCGCGGCATGCATTGCGCCGCGTGCGTCGGCAAGGTCGAAGGCGCGCTGGCGTCGGTCCCCGGGGTGAGCGAGGCCGCCGTCAACCTCGCCACCGAGCGGGCCACCGTCGCCTTCGACCCGGCCCAGGCTGACGTCGCCGCGCTGCAGCGCGCCGTGGAGGCTGCCGGCTACGAGCTGGTGGAGCCGACCGCGGCGACCATGGGCGGGGTGGATGACGAGCGGCGCGCCCGCGAAGGCGAGCAGCGCGCGTTGCGCACCAAGTTCATCGTGGGCGCGGTACTGTCCCTGCCCGTTCTCATCGGCGGCATGGCCGACGTCTTTCCGTGGGCGCCGGCGTGGCTGCGGAACCCGTGGCTGCTGCTGGCCCTGTCGACGCCGGTGCAGTTCTGGGTCGGCGCCCAGTTCCACCGCGGCTTCCTGCACGATCTCCGCTACCGGAGCGCCAGCATGTCCACGCTGGTGTCGATCGGCACCAACGCGGCGTACTTCTTCAGCGTGGCCGTCACGCTGTGGCCCCACACGTTCATGGACGTGGGGGGGATGACGTACTACGAGACCGGGGCCGTCGTCATCACGCTGATCGTGCTCGGCCGCTGGCTGGAGGCGCGGGCGCGCGGGCGCACGTCGGAGGCCATCCGGCGCCTCATGGGCCTGGCCCCCCGGACGGCGCGGGTCATCCGCGACGGCCAGGACGTGGACGTCCCCATCGAGCAGGTGCTGGTCGGCGATCTGATCCGCATCCGGCCCGGCGAGCGCATCCCGGTGGACGGCGTCATCGTGGAGGGCGCCTCGACCGTGGACGAGTCCATGCTGACCGGGGAGAGCCTGCCCGTGGAGAAGCGGCCGCCGGCGAAGGTCGCGGCCGGAACCGTCAACCGCACGGGGAGCTTCGTGTTCCGCGCGACGGCCGTCGGCCGCGAGACGACGCTGGCCCGCATCATCCACCTGGTTCAGGAGGCTCAGGGCTCGCGGGCGCCGATCCAGCGGCTGGCCGATCGCGTGGCCGCCGTCTTCGTGCCCGTCGTCCTCGTCGTCGCCGCGCTCACCTTCTCGGCCTGGTTCTTCTTCGGGCCCGAGCCGCGCCTGCTGATGGCGCTCACCACCGCCGTCGCCGTCCTCGTCATCGCCTGTCCGTGCGCGATGGGGCTGGCCACGCCGACGGCGATCATGGTCGGCACCGGCAAGGGCGCCGAGCACGGCGTGCTCATCAAGAGCGCCGCCGCGCTCGAGCTGCTGCACCGGGTCGACACCATGGTCTTCGACAAGACGGGCACCCTCACGGGGGGCCGACCCGAGGTGACCGACGTCGTCCCCGTCCCCGGCGGGAGCGAGGACGAGGCGCTGGCGCTGGCCGCCGCCGCCGAGCAAGGCTCCGAGCATCCGCTGGGCGAGGCGATCGTGCGGCGGGCGAAGGAACGCGGGGTCGCCCTGCCGCCGATCATCGAGTTCGACACGGTGCCGGGCCAGGGGGTCGACGCCCTGGCCCCCGACGGGCGCGTGCTCCTCGGCAACCGGGGGCTGATGGACGCGCGCGGGATCGACGTGACGCCGCTGGCCGCGCGGGCGGCCGCGCTCCAGGCCGGGGGCAAGACGGTCATGTACCTGGCGTTTGCCGGGCGCCTGGAGGCGCTCATCGCCGCGGCCGATGTCCTCAAGCCCGAGGCGGCCGCCACGGTGGCCCGGCTCAAGGCCCTCGGCGTCGGCGTGGTGATGCTCACGGGCGACAACCGGGGGACGGCGGAAGCGATCGCCCGCCAGGCGGGCATTAATCGCGTGCTGGCCGAGGTGCTGCCGGAGGACAAGGCGGGCGAGGTGAAGAGGCTGCGCCAGGAGGGCCACCTGGTGGCGATGGTGGGCGACGGCATCAACGACGCGCCGGCGCTGGCCCAGGCCGACGTCGGTATCGCGATGGGCTCGGGCACCGACGTCGCCATCGAGGCCGCGGACGTGACGCTGATGCGCGGTAATCTGGCAGGCGTGGTGGCGGCGGTGCAGCTCTCGCGGCGGACGATCCGCATCATCAGGGAGAATCTCGTCTGGGCGTTCGGCTACAACGTGATCCTGATCCCGGTCGCGGCGGGCGTGCTCTACCCGCTCGGGGGCGTGCTGCTGTCGCCCATCCTCGCCGGCGCAGCGATGGCATTTTCCTCGGTCTCCGTCGTCACCAACAGCCTGAGGCTCAAGCGCTGGCGACCGGCCAGCTGA
- a CDS encoding metal-sensitive transcriptional regulator yields MIDETTKSKARGRLRRIEGQVQGLQRMIAGEAYCVDILLQISAVQGALEQVQKLLLGRHIESCVADAFRSGSKGERQRKMDELLDVFSRFGVK; encoded by the coding sequence ATGATCGACGAGACGACGAAGAGCAAGGCGCGGGGACGGCTGCGGCGTATCGAGGGCCAGGTGCAGGGGCTGCAGCGGATGATCGCCGGCGAGGCGTACTGCGTGGACATCCTGCTGCAGATCTCGGCGGTGCAGGGGGCCCTCGAGCAGGTCCAGAAGCTGCTGCTGGGGCGGCACATCGAATCGTGCGTCGCCGACGCGTTCCGGTCCGGGTCGAAGGGCGAGCGGCAGCGCAAGATGGACGAGCTGCTGGACGTCTTCTCCCGGTTCGGAGTGAAGTGA
- a CDS encoding methionine synthase, whose protein sequence is MARELPLLPTTVVGSHALPSWLYLVREATDANRLGPTDIQEAYDDAVRIAIRDQIEAGVDVISDGEMRRVTFIRGFYSRLTGLEPLAVPRRLGPANYDSHCPYQVVGRIEAPAGLGIVDEFRFACAHADRPLRVAVPGPLTLLMPLRRGGPYASEETLVADLVAIVRREVRSLVEAGCDFIQIDEPNYVMSAGKHRIVRAGPGPMLEALREVVQGVSAKLALHVCFGNAHNNSFATPRHYSTLYPQIVDAPVQQFVFEYANREMAEIELWSVHPTDKEVAVGVVDVKAFRIESPEEVAARARLALKHVPAERLWLAPDCGLWETPRWVAVSKLRSMVEAARLLRRELSGKP, encoded by the coding sequence ATGGCCCGGGAGCTGCCACTGCTGCCGACGACGGTGGTCGGGTCGCACGCCCTGCCCTCGTGGCTCTATCTCGTCCGCGAGGCCACGGACGCCAACCGGCTCGGCCCGACCGACATCCAGGAAGCCTATGACGACGCCGTCCGGATCGCTATCCGCGATCAGATCGAGGCGGGCGTGGACGTCATCTCCGACGGCGAGATGCGTCGCGTCACCTTCATCCGCGGTTTCTACAGCCGCCTGACCGGCCTCGAGCCTCTCGCCGTTCCGCGCCGCCTGGGCCCGGCCAACTACGACTCTCACTGCCCGTACCAGGTTGTGGGGCGCATCGAGGCGCCGGCAGGCCTGGGAATCGTCGACGAGTTCCGGTTCGCGTGCGCCCACGCCGACCGCCCCCTGCGCGTGGCGGTGCCGGGGCCCCTGACGCTGCTGATGCCGCTCAGGCGCGGTGGACCCTACGCGTCCGAGGAGACGCTGGTGGCCGATCTCGTCGCCATCGTCCGCCGCGAGGTCCGGAGTCTGGTCGAGGCCGGCTGCGACTTTATCCAGATCGACGAGCCGAACTACGTGATGAGCGCCGGCAAGCACCGCATCGTCAGGGCCGGGCCCGGCCCCATGCTGGAGGCGTTGCGGGAGGTGGTGCAGGGCGTGTCGGCCAAGCTCGCCCTCCACGTGTGCTTCGGCAACGCCCACAACAACTCCTTCGCGACCCCCCGGCACTACAGCACGCTCTACCCGCAGATCGTCGACGCCCCCGTGCAGCAGTTCGTCTTCGAGTACGCCAACCGTGAGATGGCGGAGATCGAGCTGTGGAGCGTGCACCCGACGGACAAGGAGGTCGCCGTGGGGGTCGTCGACGTGAAGGCCTTTCGCATCGAGTCGCCCGAGGAGGTCGCCGCCCGCGCCCGCCTGGCGCTCAAGCACGTCCCGGCCGAGCGGTTGTGGCTGGCCCCCGACTGCGGGCTCTGGGAGACGCCGCGATGGGTGGCCGTCTCCAAGCTGCGTTCGATGGTGGAAGCCGCCCGCCTGCTGCGCCGCGAGCTCAGCGGCAAGCCCTGA